GGTACAGAGTATAAACACAAACAAGGGACAAAGGGAAGATGATATATATGAAGAGTTGGAGttcataaaaagttatttactatattaaataatatcacTAAGTAACAGCTAATAAAACGATTAGACGCTCTAATTGAAATTAACGCcatgaaatataaaaagagGGACACCAAAGTAACAGTGGTTGggtattattaatatatatgaagcgttctaattcattttaaaattactaattgGTATTAAAgtatagatattttcttttgttaccGAAACCATATAAATTTTTGGTATTTACATTTTAGTGATTTGATTAGTAAAAATTATGAGATGACGTAGAAAGTAAGAAAAGATGATTGAAAtgatatttaatgtaaaatggAATGGAATGCAGTGTGATAGTGAATGAaggtgaaaaaaaagaagaaatgttgAGAAAAGTGATATATTCTGATGCTAAAGTGGGAGGGTATAATCTAAATCTCACAGAAAAGTATGAAGAAGAATAAATAGCGAAGAATTAATTAAGGGGtgaaataaaagaagaagagattaatattagttttgatataaataaataaataaataaataaaaaagaaaagagaaaagaaggaaaaagagtaAGAGAGTGTGATATGTTATGGTTGCATGTAAAAGAGTATAAGAAGAGTGGAAGAGAGGAGAGGTAAAGGGTGCGGTGGTGGAgccagagagagagagaggaaacaGAGGGGTCCACGATCCACGGTGAGAGTGCACGAAAACCGAAGCCTCTCTACGccacttcaaaaataaaaagagcaTAAACGGAAAAAACAGCTGTAACCTTTTACTGGGTTTTTTCCCGGGAAAATATTAACAGCCTCGCCACCACATCCTTACCAGATCGCTCCACCGGAATCATCATGGACCGCTCCGCCGCCAGACTCAATGTCCCTACGCCGGTCGCCTCCGGACCCTCTGCGGAGGCCACTCTACGCCACGTGGACCGTCTCATAAACTCCAATCACTACACGTCGCCTTCCAGGACAATCTACTCCGACCGCTTCATTCCCAGCAGATCTGCGTCGAAATTCGCGCTCTTCGACATCGCCTCGCTACCCGAGGGCCGTGACGACAGCTCCAGCGCCTACACCACGCTTCTCCGCACCGCCCTCTTCGGCCCCGATGCCGCCGGCCTGGCGCCGCCCCTCACGCCGCAGAAAACGGCCTCGCCGCCCATGACGCTCCCCAGCCGGAATATTTTCCGGTACAAGACCGAGACGCGCCAGTCCATGCACTCGCTCTCGCCGTTCATGTGCGACGATTCCGTACCCGGAGTTAATCACGGCCCGGTCAAGGCTCCCAGGAAGGTTCCCAGGTCGCCTTTTAAGgtgaattttgatataattcagtttaatttggtttatttttattttcttttgctgcCTATGGAGATTGAGATGTTTGGAGTAGGTTCTGGATGCGCCTGCGCTGCAAGATGATTTTTACCTGAATCTAGTGGACTGGTCTTCGCATAATGTCTTGGCTGTTGGTCTGGGTAACTGTGTTTATCTCTGGAATGCTTGTAGCAGCAAGGTGACCTTTTTTGTTGTTGCTCGATTTAGGAACTTTGATTTCGCTTTGGTTGCGATTTGTGCTGGCCAATGTTCTGTTTATgcaaattgaaagaattgtcTTTGTGATTATTCTGTATTGATGTGATCACGCAGGTTACTAAATTATGTGATTTGGGGATTGATGACCTCGTTTGTTCCGTAGGCTGGGCTCAACGTGGTACGCACCTTGCTGTTGGAACTAGCAATGGTAAAGTTCAGGTAAGAGTTTACGCTCTGATCTCTATCGCATTTACGGATTCGTATCAGGGGTTCCCAAAGGATTACCAGGTGTTAtgatttaaactttgtttttggGGGTTCGGTTTTATTGCCATCCCCTCGATCGTGAAAAAGGGTGCTGCAAGCTTTAGTCATGGCAATTGATATGTGTGTGGTAACGCAATGATGCATGGTAGCCTTCACCCTAGTGGACCACTACAGCCATTTAGCATTATTGTTATGGGGGTTGATTAACTTCTGTTGATCCTGAAGCCCTAAAGAAATTCTTCAAAAAGAAGGCAGCATTGGGGTAAACTGTCAAGATAATGATGCGGTCCTTCATTTTGgttggagagaaaaaaatggcAAGTAATTAATTAGAACATGCTCGAGTATATGGGAAGCAATTGAAGATAGCTTCTAAGGGAAGTCAGTTAGTTGCTTGACATCCTGTAGGTGAATCGAGTCTTCCAGGGGACAGACCTGGTTGGTTTTTTAGCTTTCAGCAAATGAGTATCAAATTGCATGTCACTAGTGGTTTATCTGTCTATGTCCAGAATGGaatggaaattattttaatagtaattaaGGAATGCAATATCATGGAAaataatttgatgattttttctttaatgacaTGATTCATCTTAGACAAATAATAAGCGTGTAGATATGTTTGTTTGGGATTAGGTTGAACttcaataaaagataaagattttCTGtactatttttctcattttccattattttattttaattttactgatGGTGTTTAAAATTAGAAGGTTAGAAAATTTCTGTGTTTATCATTCTTGTGCCCCTCCCTTCCATTCACTTCAGTAAAATGCTTTCTTGGGATAAATCATTTACTTTCTTTCAAGAAGAAGAGACActtaaatatcttataaatgCTTTAGTTCATAGGTGTATTTGTGCCATTCCAAAACCTTGTATTATAGACCTTGTCATGCTCTGTCACGTCATATTGCgttttattatcaatataaaGTTAGGTTGATAAATTTTGGGGGAGCGTTCACTATAGAAGTGAGTTGTGTTTCTCACACTTAGTCTGTGTACTGGACTCGTGCTCTCGTGTAAACCCCAGTGGGTTGAAAAGAGCCTTCAAAACCGTGATACTAATGGTGTGAAGTGAACTAGAAGCTAAGCTGATGGGAGTGTAGAGGCTCCACTAAGAATGGGAGTTCTGTGCTTGGTATGAAGCATAGAAACTCCAGTGTGCAGGTATTTCTACATGTCTAATGTTGGACACTGACACATGTCAAACGGTATTTACTTTTTGGCTTGGAAACTTGTAGACACAGCTCAGACACTACTgcttcagtaaaaaaaaaaaaaaaagaagcaaaggaTACGGCTACAGCATATCcaacttttattttagaaatttcataaccaaatttcaaactattagataacagaaagatagATTGCAAATAATCTTGTCGCATACACCTTCTTTGTTTTCCATTCTGGTGTTTAAGTTTGGCTTCTTAATTCCTCTCTGGAGTAAGATTTGGCTCCTGTCTTCCTCTTAGGTTCTTGTTCTCGATCTCCACTGCATTTTGGTGGCTtgctctatttttattttagacgCCCCTATTTCCATTGCTTTGTGATTTTGTGCTATTGGCATTTCGTTTGGGCAATTTTGGCTTTGATTACTTTAAAACCATTATAAATCATTCTGTATAGGACATTACCAATCTCTCTGTGTTGTGTTTGGTGCCTGAGCTTCATAGGGTCGGTGTAACAGCTGGCTAATGTGATCGTGCTTGTGCTTGTATCATTAAATCATTTGTTAAATGGGTTAGTGAAGTTTTTGGTTTTATCATATTGATGCTGAAAAACGTAAATATGTTGGTTTGTGTCTTTCTTGTATACGGCCTTTTTTTGACAGTGATTCTATGCCAGTTAGGCTTCACTTTTGACAAATTGTATtagtttgatattgatatagtAGATAAGCATGCCATGCATTAGACTTTAAATGTAGAAACTTAATTTACTTGCTTGATTGCATATTATTTATCTTCCAACTCCTTTGCTCTCAAGGAGCTAAATTGGGGCTGGAGAGATATAGGTGGCTCAGTTTCATTTTGAGTTTTGATATCTAGTGCATTGCTTCTACACATTTTCCTTGAGACTAAGTTCCCcaagaaaacaaatttgatCTCCGCTTAACTATTTTAGATGATCACAAAAAGATTCTTTCTTCCCATTGTATCCCCGAATCTTgctgtttcattttattttttctcccATCCACCAATTAAACAATGCCTGGGTCTAATTATTATCCATGTAGATTTGGGATGCATCTCGTTGCAAGAAGATAAGGTCTATGGAGGGTCATCGGTTACGTGTTGGAGCCTTGGCCTGGAGTTCATCTCTTTTGTCTTCTGGCGGCAGGGATAAGAATATTTATCAAAGAGATATCCGCGCACAAGAAGATTTTGTCAGTAAACTGTCAGGGCATAAATCAGAGGTCAgtcttgtttttatttcttagaGTTTCATCTTGTCCAACTATTCTACTGTGCATGATATCCAGCACatattgatatttctttttgtatCTTTAAAGGTTTGTGGACTGAAGTGGTCTTATGATAACCGTGAGTTGGCATCTGGAGGAAATGACAACAGAGTATGCAAGTGCAAACTTAAGCATTCTTCTGAACTATTATTCTTTATTCTCCTGCAAGTactaatacttttttttttttttgcagctGTTTGTATGGAATCAACACTCAACTCAACCTGTCCTGAAGTACTGCGAACATACAGCAGCTGTTAAAGCTATTGCATGGTCTCCTCATCTTCATGGACTTCTTGCATCCGGGGGAGGAACTGCAGATCGATGCATACGTTTCTGGAATACAACCACCAACTCACACCTAAGCTGCATGGACACTGGAAGTCAGGTAAGAGTACTTgtgtttaatatgtttatacTTTTGTGTCAAATTCActtcatttcaatattttctgcAATATGAGGATGACTATTTGTTGGTTCTACAAATTATTTTACTGGTCGGTGTATTATGTGTTCCTTCTGGTGTAGGGTAATTTTGGTAACTCGTTTAAAGTGTGATAGAACAACAAACTGCTTAAACCAAAATCTATGAaatggaaataataaaatagcGCTTGAAAAATGATTCAGGATACACCATTGAAGAAAGATAAAGATGTTTAAGAAAGGATTAGAGAATTTCATGGTATAGCAATGTTGGACATCAATATGAACAGGACTCTCTAATAATGCAATCTTTATGATTAatgttgaaagataaaaatttaatgatttgTTGTAGACATACTTTCTTTTCCAATTCTTTGAGTGGTAATAAGTCAtgacgtttttttttttgtttttt
This genomic stretch from Vigna radiata var. radiata cultivar VC1973A chromosome 7, Vradiata_ver6, whole genome shotgun sequence harbors:
- the LOC106769089 gene encoding protein FIZZY-RELATED 2; translated protein: MDRSAARLNVPTPVASGPSAEATLRHVDRLINSNHYTSPSRTIYSDRFIPSRSASKFALFDIASLPEGRDDSSSAYTTLLRTALFGPDAAGLAPPLTPQKTASPPMTLPSRNIFRYKTETRQSMHSLSPFMCDDSVPGVNHGPVKAPRKVPRSPFKVLDAPALQDDFYLNLVDWSSHNVLAVGLGNCVYLWNACSSKVTKLCDLGIDDLVCSVGWAQRGTHLAVGTSNGKVQIWDASRCKKIRSMEGHRLRVGALAWSSSLLSSGGRDKNIYQRDIRAQEDFVSKLSGHKSEVCGLKWSYDNRELASGGNDNRLFVWNQHSTQPVLKYCEHTAAVKAIAWSPHLHGLLASGGGTADRCIRFWNTTTNSHLSCMDTGSQVCNLVWSKNVNELVSTHGYSQNQIIVWRYPTMSKLATLTGHTYRVLYLAISPDGQTIVTGAGDETLRFWNVFPSPKSQNTDNEIGASSLGRTIIR